One genomic segment of Ictalurus punctatus breed USDA103 chromosome 12, Coco_2.0, whole genome shotgun sequence includes these proteins:
- the pecam1b gene encoding platelet endothelial cell adhesion molecule isoform X1: MWTIRCSHLLLHLLLSFTCTRAESDRLSSEVILKGVTLNIKPANTVERGSELTLTCVANVIHSGSISTFVFSFFKDFNQHNTVNISETTSDQVKYIISDARASHTGTYQCDVRVNNQHKDSSTEKITVKGMQTPRLRVDKFDVNEGDMVRITCSAKEESGLLHFIIKDDFKEIYQEETTSGEVQKNHSLKSVGMANISCSYLIKVGSTTISSNDSNVVSVVVKGLDIMPTITVLPSTEVIEGDPVHITCGVKGTSHKSTLLLLSKGSYILQTGKTPEFTAAVLANNSGTYECSVLLNNIDKTVKANLTVKELFSTPVLTITPTEVFERQQFNVTCTSSEFASERIGRHDVKYSIYRNNQRLNSSDGAYRTTAHTKTNGNYTCTAQVNDTIKWSNSTFFKAKVLVSKPTITVLGEVVLGRSFQIECYSDTGSFPITYSLKRNYTKPNYIVVSRAFQKAIFNASIMSEKEIHEFRCEAQNNGINPALTSNAPHATVTVPVGKPTLMTIPRGDAITENEYVEFLCFVTEGTPPISFKWYQGENRRPVHTITVMKNHSTYNVPMVKSVHSGRYYCEAINGAGIEKASKDITVTVRIARWKQVLISGVCLLCLTGLVIAFVIRYRANRVKVASSNGAGIWTVRPPVLDISEVVDVDEPEEPNVEYTEVLHPQATDPTRVPLRQGTDTVYSEVQRPTSGSSEEC, translated from the exons ATGTGGACGATACGATGTTcccatctcctcctccacctcctcctgaGCTTCACCT GTACACGAGCTGAATCAG ACCGTCTTTCCTCAGAGGTAATTCTCAAAGGTGTCACACTTAACATCAAACCTGCGAACACGGTGGAGCGGGGATCTGAGCTGACACTGACCTGTGTCGCCAATGTCATCCATTCTGGCAGCATTTCAACATTCGTTTTCAGCTTCTTTAAAGACTTCAACCAGCACAACACCGTAAACATTTCAGAGACAACCAGTGACCAAGTGAAGTACATCATCTCTGATGCTCGGGCCTCCCACACGGGCACGTACCAGTGTGATGTGAGGGTGAACAACCAACACAAGGACAGTTCCACAGAGAAGATTACTGTTAAAG GTATGCAAACTCCAAGGCTGAGAGTGGATAAATTTGACGTGAATGAAGGTGACATGGTGAGGATCACCTGTAGTGCGAAAGAAGAATCCGGTTTGCTGCACTTCATCATTAAAGACGACTTTAAAGAAATCTACCAAGAAGAAACCACCAGTGGTGAGGTGCAGAAGAATCACTCCCTCAAGTCTGTAGGGATGGCCAATATCTCCTGctcatatttaattaaagtaGGAAGCACAACTATTTCTTCAAATGACAGCAACGTGGTCAGTGTGGTTGTGAAAG GACTGGACATCATGCCAACTATCACAGTCCTCCCGTCCACGGAAGTTATCGAGGGAGACCCTGTGCACATCACATGTGGTGTGAAAGGAACATCCCATAAATCAACTTTGCTCCTGCTATCGAAAGGATCGTATATCCTCCAGACCGGAAAAACCCCTGAATTCACAGCTGCTGTCCTGGCAAACAATTCCGGGACATACGAGTGCAGTGTCCTGCTGAACAACATAGATAAAACTGTTAAAGCAAATCTTACTGTCAAAG AGCTCTTTTCCACACCGGTGCTGACCATCACGCCGACTGAGGTGTTCGAGAGGCAGCAGTTTAATGTCACCTGCACAAGCTCTGAATTTGCATCAGAGAGAATCGGACGTCATGATGTGAAGTACTctatctacagaaacaaccagAGACTTAACTCATCCGATGGCGCATACAGAACCACGGCACACACTAAGACCAATGGAAATTACACGTGTACTGCTCAAGTGAATGACACCATCAAATGGAGCAATTCCACGTTCTTCAAAGCAAAAG TTCTCGTCTCCAAACCCACCATCACTGTGCTTGGTGAGGTGGTCCTGGGTCGATCATTTCAGATCGAGTGTTACTCAGACACCGGGAGTTTCCCCATCACTTACTCACTGAAGCGGAACTACACAAAACCAAACTACATCGTCGTATCAAGGGCATTTCAGAAAGCCATCTTCAACGCCAGCATAATGTCTGAAAAAGAAATCCACGAGTTCAGATGTGAGGCACAGAACAACGGCATCAATCCAGCTCTGACAAGCAATGCTCCTCATGCTACAGTAACAG TTCCTGTAGGGAAGCCGACCCTGATGACCATCCCCAGGGGTGATGCCATCACTGAAAATGAGTACGTTGAATTCCTGTGCTTTGTTACGGAAGGAACTCCACCCATCAGCTTTAAATGGTACCAAGGCGAGAACCGCCGTCCTGTGCACACCATTACAGTGATGAAAAACCACTCCACGTACAATGTTCCCATGGTGAAGAGCGTCCACAGTGGCAGGTATTACTGCGAAGCCATAAACGGAGCGGGAATAGAGAAAGCAAGCAAAGACATCACGGTCACAG TGAGGATAGCCAGGTGGAAGCAAGTCCTGATCTCTGGCGTGTGTCTGCTGTGTTTGACCGGGCTCGTAATCGCCTTCGTGATACGCTACAGGGCTAACCGAG tTAAAGTAGCCAGCAGCAATGGAGCAGGAATCTGGACCGTGAGGCCGCCAGTTTTAG ATATCAGTGAAGTAGTGGACGTAGACGAACCTGAGGAGCCTAACGTGGAGTACACGGAAGTGCTGCATCCGCAAGCTACTGACCCCACACGAG TTCCATTGAGGCAAGGCACGGATACGGTATACAGTGAGGTTCAGAGGCCTACATcag GGTCGTCTGAAGAATGCTGA
- the pecam1b gene encoding platelet endothelial cell adhesion molecule isoform X2, with the protein MWTIRCSHLLLHLLLSFTCTRAESEVILKGVTLNIKPANTVERGSELTLTCVANVIHSGSISTFVFSFFKDFNQHNTVNISETTSDQVKYIISDARASHTGTYQCDVRVNNQHKDSSTEKITVKGMQTPRLRVDKFDVNEGDMVRITCSAKEESGLLHFIIKDDFKEIYQEETTSGEVQKNHSLKSVGMANISCSYLIKVGSTTISSNDSNVVSVVVKGLDIMPTITVLPSTEVIEGDPVHITCGVKGTSHKSTLLLLSKGSYILQTGKTPEFTAAVLANNSGTYECSVLLNNIDKTVKANLTVKELFSTPVLTITPTEVFERQQFNVTCTSSEFASERIGRHDVKYSIYRNNQRLNSSDGAYRTTAHTKTNGNYTCTAQVNDTIKWSNSTFFKAKVLVSKPTITVLGEVVLGRSFQIECYSDTGSFPITYSLKRNYTKPNYIVVSRAFQKAIFNASIMSEKEIHEFRCEAQNNGINPALTSNAPHATVTVPVGKPTLMTIPRGDAITENEYVEFLCFVTEGTPPISFKWYQGENRRPVHTITVMKNHSTYNVPMVKSVHSGRYYCEAINGAGIEKASKDITVTVRIARWKQVLISGVCLLCLTGLVIAFVIRYRANRVKVASSNGAGIWTVRPPVLDISEVVDVDEPEEPNVEYTEVLHPQATDPTRVPLRQGTDTVYSEVQRPTSGSSEEC; encoded by the exons ATGTGGACGATACGATGTTcccatctcctcctccacctcctcctgaGCTTCACCT GTACACGAGCTGAATCAG AGGTAATTCTCAAAGGTGTCACACTTAACATCAAACCTGCGAACACGGTGGAGCGGGGATCTGAGCTGACACTGACCTGTGTCGCCAATGTCATCCATTCTGGCAGCATTTCAACATTCGTTTTCAGCTTCTTTAAAGACTTCAACCAGCACAACACCGTAAACATTTCAGAGACAACCAGTGACCAAGTGAAGTACATCATCTCTGATGCTCGGGCCTCCCACACGGGCACGTACCAGTGTGATGTGAGGGTGAACAACCAACACAAGGACAGTTCCACAGAGAAGATTACTGTTAAAG GTATGCAAACTCCAAGGCTGAGAGTGGATAAATTTGACGTGAATGAAGGTGACATGGTGAGGATCACCTGTAGTGCGAAAGAAGAATCCGGTTTGCTGCACTTCATCATTAAAGACGACTTTAAAGAAATCTACCAAGAAGAAACCACCAGTGGTGAGGTGCAGAAGAATCACTCCCTCAAGTCTGTAGGGATGGCCAATATCTCCTGctcatatttaattaaagtaGGAAGCACAACTATTTCTTCAAATGACAGCAACGTGGTCAGTGTGGTTGTGAAAG GACTGGACATCATGCCAACTATCACAGTCCTCCCGTCCACGGAAGTTATCGAGGGAGACCCTGTGCACATCACATGTGGTGTGAAAGGAACATCCCATAAATCAACTTTGCTCCTGCTATCGAAAGGATCGTATATCCTCCAGACCGGAAAAACCCCTGAATTCACAGCTGCTGTCCTGGCAAACAATTCCGGGACATACGAGTGCAGTGTCCTGCTGAACAACATAGATAAAACTGTTAAAGCAAATCTTACTGTCAAAG AGCTCTTTTCCACACCGGTGCTGACCATCACGCCGACTGAGGTGTTCGAGAGGCAGCAGTTTAATGTCACCTGCACAAGCTCTGAATTTGCATCAGAGAGAATCGGACGTCATGATGTGAAGTACTctatctacagaaacaaccagAGACTTAACTCATCCGATGGCGCATACAGAACCACGGCACACACTAAGACCAATGGAAATTACACGTGTACTGCTCAAGTGAATGACACCATCAAATGGAGCAATTCCACGTTCTTCAAAGCAAAAG TTCTCGTCTCCAAACCCACCATCACTGTGCTTGGTGAGGTGGTCCTGGGTCGATCATTTCAGATCGAGTGTTACTCAGACACCGGGAGTTTCCCCATCACTTACTCACTGAAGCGGAACTACACAAAACCAAACTACATCGTCGTATCAAGGGCATTTCAGAAAGCCATCTTCAACGCCAGCATAATGTCTGAAAAAGAAATCCACGAGTTCAGATGTGAGGCACAGAACAACGGCATCAATCCAGCTCTGACAAGCAATGCTCCTCATGCTACAGTAACAG TTCCTGTAGGGAAGCCGACCCTGATGACCATCCCCAGGGGTGATGCCATCACTGAAAATGAGTACGTTGAATTCCTGTGCTTTGTTACGGAAGGAACTCCACCCATCAGCTTTAAATGGTACCAAGGCGAGAACCGCCGTCCTGTGCACACCATTACAGTGATGAAAAACCACTCCACGTACAATGTTCCCATGGTGAAGAGCGTCCACAGTGGCAGGTATTACTGCGAAGCCATAAACGGAGCGGGAATAGAGAAAGCAAGCAAAGACATCACGGTCACAG TGAGGATAGCCAGGTGGAAGCAAGTCCTGATCTCTGGCGTGTGTCTGCTGTGTTTGACCGGGCTCGTAATCGCCTTCGTGATACGCTACAGGGCTAACCGAG tTAAAGTAGCCAGCAGCAATGGAGCAGGAATCTGGACCGTGAGGCCGCCAGTTTTAG ATATCAGTGAAGTAGTGGACGTAGACGAACCTGAGGAGCCTAACGTGGAGTACACGGAAGTGCTGCATCCGCAAGCTACTGACCCCACACGAG TTCCATTGAGGCAAGGCACGGATACGGTATACAGTGAGGTTCAGAGGCCTACATcag GGTCGTCTGAAGAATGCTGA
- the pecam1b gene encoding platelet endothelial cell adhesion molecule isoform X4, with product MWTIRCSHLLLHLLLSFTCTRAESDRLSSEVILKGVTLNIKPANTVERGSELTLTCVANVIHSGSISTFVFSFFKDFNQHNTVNISETTSDQVKYIISDARASHTGTYQCDVRVNNQHKDSSTEKITVKGMQTPRLRVDKFDVNEGDMVRITCSAKEESGLLHFIIKDDFKEIYQEETTSGEVQKNHSLKSVGMANISCSYLIKVGSTTISSNDSNVVSVVVKGLDIMPTITVLPSTEVIEGDPVHITCGVKGTSHKSTLLLLSKGSYILQTGKTPEFTAAVLANNSGTYECSVLLNNIDKTVKANLTVKELFSTPVLTITPTEVFERQQFNVTCTSSEFASERIGRHDVKYSIYRNNQRLNSSDGAYRTTAHTKTNGNYTCTAQVNDTIKWSNSTFFKAKVLVSKPTITVLGEVVLGRSFQIECYSDTGSFPITYSLKRNYTKPNYIVVSRAFQKAIFNASIMSEKEIHEFRCEAQNNGINPALTSNAPHATVTVPVGKPTLMTIPRGDAITENEYVEFLCFVTEGTPPISFKWYQGENRRPVHTITVMKNHSTYNVPMVKSVHSGRYYCEAINGAGIEKASKDITVTVRIARWKQVLISGVCLLCLTGLVIAFVIRYRANRVKVASSNGAGIWTVRPPVLVCL from the exons ATGTGGACGATACGATGTTcccatctcctcctccacctcctcctgaGCTTCACCT GTACACGAGCTGAATCAG ACCGTCTTTCCTCAGAGGTAATTCTCAAAGGTGTCACACTTAACATCAAACCTGCGAACACGGTGGAGCGGGGATCTGAGCTGACACTGACCTGTGTCGCCAATGTCATCCATTCTGGCAGCATTTCAACATTCGTTTTCAGCTTCTTTAAAGACTTCAACCAGCACAACACCGTAAACATTTCAGAGACAACCAGTGACCAAGTGAAGTACATCATCTCTGATGCTCGGGCCTCCCACACGGGCACGTACCAGTGTGATGTGAGGGTGAACAACCAACACAAGGACAGTTCCACAGAGAAGATTACTGTTAAAG GTATGCAAACTCCAAGGCTGAGAGTGGATAAATTTGACGTGAATGAAGGTGACATGGTGAGGATCACCTGTAGTGCGAAAGAAGAATCCGGTTTGCTGCACTTCATCATTAAAGACGACTTTAAAGAAATCTACCAAGAAGAAACCACCAGTGGTGAGGTGCAGAAGAATCACTCCCTCAAGTCTGTAGGGATGGCCAATATCTCCTGctcatatttaattaaagtaGGAAGCACAACTATTTCTTCAAATGACAGCAACGTGGTCAGTGTGGTTGTGAAAG GACTGGACATCATGCCAACTATCACAGTCCTCCCGTCCACGGAAGTTATCGAGGGAGACCCTGTGCACATCACATGTGGTGTGAAAGGAACATCCCATAAATCAACTTTGCTCCTGCTATCGAAAGGATCGTATATCCTCCAGACCGGAAAAACCCCTGAATTCACAGCTGCTGTCCTGGCAAACAATTCCGGGACATACGAGTGCAGTGTCCTGCTGAACAACATAGATAAAACTGTTAAAGCAAATCTTACTGTCAAAG AGCTCTTTTCCACACCGGTGCTGACCATCACGCCGACTGAGGTGTTCGAGAGGCAGCAGTTTAATGTCACCTGCACAAGCTCTGAATTTGCATCAGAGAGAATCGGACGTCATGATGTGAAGTACTctatctacagaaacaaccagAGACTTAACTCATCCGATGGCGCATACAGAACCACGGCACACACTAAGACCAATGGAAATTACACGTGTACTGCTCAAGTGAATGACACCATCAAATGGAGCAATTCCACGTTCTTCAAAGCAAAAG TTCTCGTCTCCAAACCCACCATCACTGTGCTTGGTGAGGTGGTCCTGGGTCGATCATTTCAGATCGAGTGTTACTCAGACACCGGGAGTTTCCCCATCACTTACTCACTGAAGCGGAACTACACAAAACCAAACTACATCGTCGTATCAAGGGCATTTCAGAAAGCCATCTTCAACGCCAGCATAATGTCTGAAAAAGAAATCCACGAGTTCAGATGTGAGGCACAGAACAACGGCATCAATCCAGCTCTGACAAGCAATGCTCCTCATGCTACAGTAACAG TTCCTGTAGGGAAGCCGACCCTGATGACCATCCCCAGGGGTGATGCCATCACTGAAAATGAGTACGTTGAATTCCTGTGCTTTGTTACGGAAGGAACTCCACCCATCAGCTTTAAATGGTACCAAGGCGAGAACCGCCGTCCTGTGCACACCATTACAGTGATGAAAAACCACTCCACGTACAATGTTCCCATGGTGAAGAGCGTCCACAGTGGCAGGTATTACTGCGAAGCCATAAACGGAGCGGGAATAGAGAAAGCAAGCAAAGACATCACGGTCACAG TGAGGATAGCCAGGTGGAAGCAAGTCCTGATCTCTGGCGTGTGTCTGCTGTGTTTGACCGGGCTCGTAATCGCCTTCGTGATACGCTACAGGGCTAACCGAG tTAAAGTAGCCAGCAGCAATGGAGCAGGAATCTGGACCGTGAGGCCGCCAGTTTTAG TGTGTTTGTAA
- the pecam1b gene encoding platelet endothelial cell adhesion molecule isoform X3, whose translation MWTIRCSHLLLHLLLSFTCTRAESDRLSSEVILKGVTLNIKPANTVERGSELTLTCVANVIHSGSISTFVFSFFKDFNQHNTVNISETTSDQVKYIISDARASHTGTYQCDVRVNNQHKDSSTEKITVKGMQTPRLRVDKFDVNEGDMVRITCSAKEESGLLHFIIKDDFKEIYQEETTSGEVQKNHSLKSVGMANISCSYLIKVGSTTISSNDSNVVSVVVKGLDIMPTITVLPSTEVIEGDPVHITCGVKGTSHKSTLLLLSKGSYILQTGKTPEFTAAVLANNSGTYECSVLLNNIDKTVKANLTVKELFSTPVLTITPTEVFERQQFNVTCTSSEFASERIGRHDVKYSIYRNNQRLNSSDGAYRTTAHTKTNGNYTCTAQVNDTIKWSNSTFFKAKVLVSKPTITVLGEVVLGRSFQIECYSDTGSFPITYSLKRNYTKPNYIVVSRAFQKAIFNASIMSEKEIHEFRCEAQNNGINPALTSNAPHATVTVPVGKPTLMTIPRGDAITENEYVEFLCFVTEGTPPISFKWYQGENRRPVHTITVMKNHSTYNVPMVKSVHSGRYYCEAINGAGIEKASKDITVTVRIARWKQVLISGVCLLCLTGLVIAFVIRYRANRDGAPHFHTKWMRTTDATQDNPTSLPVGPNNGITIYRK comes from the exons ATGTGGACGATACGATGTTcccatctcctcctccacctcctcctgaGCTTCACCT GTACACGAGCTGAATCAG ACCGTCTTTCCTCAGAGGTAATTCTCAAAGGTGTCACACTTAACATCAAACCTGCGAACACGGTGGAGCGGGGATCTGAGCTGACACTGACCTGTGTCGCCAATGTCATCCATTCTGGCAGCATTTCAACATTCGTTTTCAGCTTCTTTAAAGACTTCAACCAGCACAACACCGTAAACATTTCAGAGACAACCAGTGACCAAGTGAAGTACATCATCTCTGATGCTCGGGCCTCCCACACGGGCACGTACCAGTGTGATGTGAGGGTGAACAACCAACACAAGGACAGTTCCACAGAGAAGATTACTGTTAAAG GTATGCAAACTCCAAGGCTGAGAGTGGATAAATTTGACGTGAATGAAGGTGACATGGTGAGGATCACCTGTAGTGCGAAAGAAGAATCCGGTTTGCTGCACTTCATCATTAAAGACGACTTTAAAGAAATCTACCAAGAAGAAACCACCAGTGGTGAGGTGCAGAAGAATCACTCCCTCAAGTCTGTAGGGATGGCCAATATCTCCTGctcatatttaattaaagtaGGAAGCACAACTATTTCTTCAAATGACAGCAACGTGGTCAGTGTGGTTGTGAAAG GACTGGACATCATGCCAACTATCACAGTCCTCCCGTCCACGGAAGTTATCGAGGGAGACCCTGTGCACATCACATGTGGTGTGAAAGGAACATCCCATAAATCAACTTTGCTCCTGCTATCGAAAGGATCGTATATCCTCCAGACCGGAAAAACCCCTGAATTCACAGCTGCTGTCCTGGCAAACAATTCCGGGACATACGAGTGCAGTGTCCTGCTGAACAACATAGATAAAACTGTTAAAGCAAATCTTACTGTCAAAG AGCTCTTTTCCACACCGGTGCTGACCATCACGCCGACTGAGGTGTTCGAGAGGCAGCAGTTTAATGTCACCTGCACAAGCTCTGAATTTGCATCAGAGAGAATCGGACGTCATGATGTGAAGTACTctatctacagaaacaaccagAGACTTAACTCATCCGATGGCGCATACAGAACCACGGCACACACTAAGACCAATGGAAATTACACGTGTACTGCTCAAGTGAATGACACCATCAAATGGAGCAATTCCACGTTCTTCAAAGCAAAAG TTCTCGTCTCCAAACCCACCATCACTGTGCTTGGTGAGGTGGTCCTGGGTCGATCATTTCAGATCGAGTGTTACTCAGACACCGGGAGTTTCCCCATCACTTACTCACTGAAGCGGAACTACACAAAACCAAACTACATCGTCGTATCAAGGGCATTTCAGAAAGCCATCTTCAACGCCAGCATAATGTCTGAAAAAGAAATCCACGAGTTCAGATGTGAGGCACAGAACAACGGCATCAATCCAGCTCTGACAAGCAATGCTCCTCATGCTACAGTAACAG TTCCTGTAGGGAAGCCGACCCTGATGACCATCCCCAGGGGTGATGCCATCACTGAAAATGAGTACGTTGAATTCCTGTGCTTTGTTACGGAAGGAACTCCACCCATCAGCTTTAAATGGTACCAAGGCGAGAACCGCCGTCCTGTGCACACCATTACAGTGATGAAAAACCACTCCACGTACAATGTTCCCATGGTGAAGAGCGTCCACAGTGGCAGGTATTACTGCGAAGCCATAAACGGAGCGGGAATAGAGAAAGCAAGCAAAGACATCACGGTCACAG TGAGGATAGCCAGGTGGAAGCAAGTCCTGATCTCTGGCGTGTGTCTGCTGTGTTTGACCGGGCTCGTAATCGCCTTCGTGATACGCTACAGGGCTAACCGAG ACGGAGCTCCGCACTTTCACACCAAGTGGATGAGAACGACCGACGCAACGCAAGATAATCCGACGTCACTTCCGGTTGGGCCAAATAACGGGATCACCATTTACAGAAAATAG